A genomic window from Armatimonadota bacterium includes:
- the cas8a1 gene encoding type I-B CRISPR-associated protein Cas8b1/Cst1, translating into MSTETRPIYTHTGHPLVDVGASVIAAFNRRRNVEEVTEQDLVEIVQYITQHYFREPLRGFLTTVFPNSAYANPTMGEERKRDIVADVLSTSPLPAAEGPERCPFCGQAAKRRFRQHVPLVTGEGAVNFTPGGQAGLPVCARCLVAIQACVLGTLKCQGRLLLAHSDDPELTLRIVAGFLAKNQRILSIPSSGKYPESKYPGTILMEALMNAQTGQEAIRSRPSLTAYHLTNYGTSANVDVYHLPSEVLAFVSAAQASSPVRDGWQYAVRQGWRLGLPPAKGKPADEPTEYKVGEHRNQLYEDLFGLTKDLASLGRFIRRHLSWRIPDALARAPDGPPGPDAWPLTEVFLRMVLLMEKARVEVLRTLGERFAGYVVEQNDKRFFDRLWRESGRYHLLRSHLLRASHAQVKRGEAPLISFDEFLLAFEDGEEVARADWSLARDLLLIRMMDELHARGWLQEHAAELADAPDEATESED; encoded by the coding sequence GTGAGCACTGAAACACGGCCTATCTACACACATACCGGCCATCCGCTAGTGGACGTAGGCGCCAGCGTGATCGCCGCCTTCAACCGTCGCCGCAATGTGGAAGAGGTGACGGAGCAGGACCTGGTCGAGATCGTTCAATACATCACACAGCACTACTTCCGAGAACCCCTCAGGGGCTTTCTCACCACTGTGTTCCCAAACTCGGCCTACGCAAACCCAACGATGGGAGAGGAAAGGAAGAGAGACATCGTTGCTGATGTCCTCTCGACGTCCCCGCTTCCCGCGGCGGAAGGCCCTGAGCGTTGCCCATTCTGTGGACAGGCGGCCAAACGACGCTTCCGGCAGCACGTTCCCCTCGTGACCGGCGAGGGGGCGGTCAATTTCACTCCGGGCGGGCAGGCCGGCTTGCCCGTCTGCGCCCGATGTCTCGTGGCGATCCAGGCCTGTGTCCTCGGTACGCTGAAGTGTCAGGGGCGGTTGCTGTTGGCGCACAGTGACGATCCCGAGCTCACCTTGCGCATCGTCGCGGGTTTTCTTGCAAAGAACCAGCGCATCCTCTCGATTCCGTCAAGTGGCAAGTATCCCGAGAGCAAGTACCCGGGGACGATCCTGATGGAGGCGCTCATGAATGCCCAGACGGGACAGGAAGCCATCAGGTCCCGACCATCCTTGACGGCCTATCACCTCACCAACTATGGCACAAGCGCGAATGTGGATGTCTACCATCTCCCCTCTGAAGTCCTAGCATTCGTGAGCGCGGCTCAAGCATCTTCGCCGGTGCGAGATGGCTGGCAGTACGCCGTGAGGCAGGGATGGCGTCTGGGCTTGCCACCCGCAAAGGGCAAGCCTGCCGACGAGCCGACTGAGTACAAGGTCGGGGAGCATCGGAATCAGCTGTACGAAGACCTCTTTGGCCTGACCAAGGATCTCGCGAGCTTGGGCCGGTTCATCCGCCGGCATCTGAGTTGGCGTATCCCGGACGCTTTGGCCAGGGCGCCGGACGGGCCACCTGGTCCCGACGCCTGGCCCTTGACGGAAGTCTTCCTAAGGATGGTGTTACTTATGGAGAAGGCACGCGTAGAAGTGCTGAGGACACTAGGAGAGAGGTTCGCGGGGTATGTGGTTGAGCAGAATGACAAGAGGTTCTTTGACCGTTTGTGGCGGGAATCAGGGAGGTATCATTTGCTGCGCTCTCACCTGCTGCGGGCCAGCCACGCCCAGGTCAAGCGAGGAGAAGCCCCACTCATCAGCTTCGACGAGTTCCTCCTCGCCTTCGAGGACGGTGAAGAGGTCGCGCGGGCGGACTGGTCCCTGGCCCGCGATCTGTTGCTGATCAGGATGATGGACGAGCTTCATGCGCGAGGCTGGCTGCAGGAGCACGCGGCCGAACTCGCGGATGCGCCGGATGAAGCGACTGAGTCGGAAGACTAA
- the cas5b gene encoding type I-B CRISPR-associated protein Cas5, which produces MRVLRVEFEAATASFRYPHFMVGRHPTFPMPPPATLYGLVCAAVGDYVPPETLRLGFRFTYEAEACDLEHLHIITPKGARAKFDCRGQKLPLTTEGTVTPTTRDFLFNARLTLYINRLDLADAFRRPYYAMSLGRSQDLATIGRIDEVELHATDCAYVEHTLLPAEERLWLGSGIVLTLPRFVDPRQAREPRFDHYLMLRERIYAHQGLMDELRNQLGDQLVRTIPAGRELWADPDTQAFHGAHRAVWLQELV; this is translated from the coding sequence ATGCGCGTTCTACGCGTCGAGTTTGAGGCCGCGACGGCGTCCTTCCGTTACCCGCACTTCATGGTGGGGCGGCATCCCACCTTCCCGATGCCGCCCCCAGCAACACTCTACGGCCTGGTCTGCGCAGCGGTGGGTGACTACGTGCCGCCCGAGACGCTACGCTTGGGTTTCCGATTCACATACGAAGCCGAAGCCTGCGACTTGGAGCACCTGCATATCATTACGCCAAAGGGTGCTCGAGCCAAGTTCGACTGCCGCGGCCAGAAACTGCCTCTGACCACAGAAGGCACGGTCACCCCGACCACCCGCGATTTCCTGTTCAACGCAAGGCTGACGCTCTACATCAATCGCCTCGACCTCGCCGACGCATTCAGGCGCCCGTACTATGCGATGAGTCTGGGGAGATCGCAGGATCTCGCAACCATAGGTCGTATCGATGAAGTCGAACTCCATGCCACCGACTGTGCATACGTCGAGCACACGCTTCTGCCCGCGGAAGAGCGGCTGTGGCTTGGGTCAGGGATCGTGCTGACGCTCCCGCGCTTCGTGGACCCGAGGCAGGCGCGAGAGCCACGGTTCGACCATTACCTGATGCTGCGGGAGCGCATTTACGCGCACCAGGGACTGATGGACGAGCTGCGAAACCAACTGGGCGACCAGCTCGTGCGAACCATCCCTGCCGGACGTGAACTCTGGGCCGATCCCGATACCCAGGCGTTTCACGGCGCTCACCGGGCTGTATGGCTGCAAGAACTCGTGTGA
- the cas7i gene encoding type I-B CRISPR-associated protein Cas7/Cst2/DevR yields the protein MSFITGMMLIEAPASALNNAGAETGQRTDNIVVVKTIKARDGAYPYVSAQAFRYWVRTTAEKKIAGWKAAPIQREAKVAYTDANPLEWWDDDLFGYMRAPGSSKEASASREESSLTDLEAKVTLTRCAPFRVGTFIAVAPCTPTDDFGTMSRHEGNPVPFEHQFYHTHLKGLFSLDLRACGTFSYADRTGFKNLDSIRQKAAEERGLEHLEREKSYRLPIAHRAQRVAALLEAMAALEGGANQTLHYTDVAPAFLIAAVMKGGNHPFARCVKADAKGLPVVNLEALTEALNVFADQLQSPLYIGWAHGYMDDSRAAFEEWVGSDPKPYACEIVLEHPRKVLQRLAADVQEPGNAAWFD from the coding sequence ATGTCATTCATCACTGGAATGATGCTCATCGAGGCTCCGGCGTCAGCCCTGAACAATGCCGGGGCGGAGACAGGTCAGCGCACCGATAATATCGTGGTTGTGAAAACGATCAAGGCCAGGGACGGAGCCTATCCGTATGTCTCTGCTCAAGCATTCAGGTACTGGGTGCGAACTACGGCGGAGAAGAAGATCGCAGGCTGGAAGGCCGCTCCCATCCAGCGCGAGGCGAAGGTGGCCTATACCGACGCCAATCCCTTGGAGTGGTGGGACGACGACCTCTTCGGCTACATGCGCGCGCCCGGAAGCAGCAAAGAGGCATCCGCCTCGCGGGAAGAATCGTCGCTCACCGATCTGGAAGCCAAAGTCACCCTGACTCGTTGTGCACCCTTCCGCGTGGGCACGTTCATTGCCGTTGCGCCCTGCACCCCGACCGACGACTTCGGCACCATGAGCCGTCACGAGGGCAATCCCGTGCCCTTTGAACACCAGTTCTACCATACCCATCTCAAGGGGCTGTTTTCCTTGGATCTGCGCGCCTGCGGCACGTTCTCCTACGCGGACCGTACTGGCTTCAAGAACCTGGACAGCATCCGACAGAAAGCAGCCGAGGAACGCGGTTTGGAGCACCTGGAGCGTGAGAAATCCTACCGCCTGCCCATCGCGCATCGCGCACAGCGGGTCGCGGCGCTGCTCGAAGCGATGGCGGCTCTGGAGGGTGGCGCAAACCAGACGTTGCACTATACGGATGTCGCCCCGGCGTTTCTAATTGCGGCGGTCATGAAGGGTGGTAATCACCCCTTCGCCCGGTGTGTCAAGGCCGATGCAAAGGGACTGCCCGTGGTAAACCTGGAAGCCCTGACGGAGGCCCTGAACGTATTTGCAGATCAGCTTCAGTCTCCACTGTACATAGGGTGGGCCCACGGATACATGGACGACAGCCGTGCAGCTTTCGAAGAGTGGGTTGGAAGCGACCCGAAGCCCTATGCGTGTGAGATTGTGCTGGAGCATCCGCGCAAGGTATTGCAGCGTCTGGCTGCTGATGTGCAGGAGCCGGGTAACGCTGCCTGGTTCGACTAG
- the cas6 gene encoding CRISPR system precrRNA processing endoribonuclease RAMP protein Cas6 yields the protein MVCVLEYTLRVMQRIDSAGWTANRIRGALGKSLRRVACAKRASRCDGCPVRDVCAYGLCFEPVAAQDGRFQAAGQEIPRPYVIRAGDIEPQGTIKFQLVLMGRAAALVPVFVLAVSEWQEPDMGLGRVEQRLENVDCIHPLTRERERIFARDQGFLHCAWDPVCQDDINRSVRDFPNDSLRVSFITPTRLRRKGRDLQRPEFAAVISSLLRRTEGLREYHGLEFEVREPQNLVRRCDGIVLADWQGRRDSRSRYSYRQKQTMEFEGVVGDARYEGDLSPFLPLLRLAEIIHVGKGAVFGLGQVEIGDNTSSHRAWEDHGEH from the coding sequence ATGGTCTGCGTTCTTGAGTATACGCTGCGTGTCATGCAGAGGATCGACAGCGCCGGCTGGACCGCAAACCGCATCAGGGGAGCACTCGGAAAGTCACTCCGCAGGGTGGCCTGTGCAAAACGGGCGTCTCGGTGTGACGGTTGCCCAGTCCGCGACGTCTGCGCGTATGGCCTCTGCTTCGAGCCGGTGGCCGCGCAGGACGGGAGATTCCAGGCAGCCGGGCAGGAGATCCCTCGCCCCTACGTTATCCGCGCCGGGGATATCGAGCCCCAGGGCACGATCAAGTTTCAGCTTGTTCTCATGGGACGGGCAGCCGCCCTGGTCCCAGTCTTTGTGCTTGCGGTCAGCGAGTGGCAGGAGCCGGACATGGGGCTTGGGCGCGTCGAGCAGCGGCTGGAAAACGTGGACTGCATCCATCCCCTGACCAGAGAGCGCGAGCGAATCTTCGCGAGAGACCAGGGATTCCTTCACTGCGCCTGGGATCCAGTCTGCCAGGATGACATCAATCGATCCGTGCGGGATTTCCCCAACGATAGCCTCCGCGTGAGTTTCATCACTCCAACTCGCTTGCGCCGCAAGGGACGAGATCTGCAGCGCCCGGAATTCGCTGCCGTGATTTCCTCACTCTTGCGCAGGACCGAGGGGCTGCGGGAGTACCACGGCCTGGAGTTCGAGGTTCGTGAGCCTCAGAATCTCGTGCGAAGATGCGACGGCATTGTGCTGGCGGACTGGCAGGGCAGACGTGATTCGCGAAGCCGCTATTCATATCGTCAGAAGCAGACGATGGAATTCGAGGGTGTTGTTGGCGACGCCCGGTATGAGGGAGACCTGTCGCCCTTCCTTCCATTGCTGCGACTTGCGGAGATCATCCACGTCGGCAAAGGTGCAGTGTTCGGGCTGGGGCAGGTGGAGATCGGAGACAATACATCGAGCCATCGGGCGTGGGAGGACCATGGTGAGCACTGA